One genomic region from Oscillospiraceae bacterium encodes:
- a CDS encoding thiamine pyrophosphate-dependent enzyme — MPKSQFIDPKEVRKAGMIEFKPIPVNTYNLSIEDEKKLFTKEELLNIYRDMSVIREFETMLNDIKTKSAYNGIEYNNPGPAHLSIGQEASAVGEAFCLDTNDFIFGSHRSHGEILSKGLSAIEKLESNELYNIMKEFLGGSILKVVEGKEGKKGDIKDLAIDFLLYGALAEIFARTTGFNKGLGGSMHAFFLPFGIYPNNAIVGGSATIATGAAFYKRINRKKGIVVANFGDGALGRGPAWEAFNMSAMDQIRKLWPEDLGGGLPILFNIFNNFYGMGGQTYGETMAYNMPARIGAGVTPSQMLAERVDGYNPLAVIEAYKRKKAALLRGEGPALLDVVTYRISGHSPSDSSTYRSQEEIEAWKQEDVIEAFEKRLVLGQIATTDELAATREAIKERMTKIIKLAIDDSVSPRMDLDKEPDAISSIMFSNKKVEKFDDREPEVLMPMSENSHVKSIAGKARFAFEADGKAVPKSKTYNIRDGIFEAIIDRFYKDPTTIAYGEDNRDWGGAFAVYRGLTEALPYQRFFNAPISESAIVGTSVGYAMCGGRAIVELMYADFIGCAGDEIFNQLSKWQSMSAGILKMPVVLRVSVGSKYGAQHSQDWTALTAHIPGLKVCFPATPYDAKGLMCSALSGTDPVIFFESQRIYDMGEQFHKGGVPVENYEIPFGEPDVKLEGTDVTILSIGAVLYRALEAAKLLKDKYGISAEIIDARSLVPFNYEKVIESVKKTGKIVIVGDACERNSVMRDFASNLTELCFDYLDGPPVVVGSRNWITPSHELEKYFFPQADTIIDAISEKILPIPGLVPTHNFTNLEKINRAKKGI, encoded by the coding sequence ATGCCAAAGAGCCAATTTATTGATCCCAAGGAAGTAAGAAAAGCCGGGATGATCGAATTCAAACCTATTCCGGTAAACACATATAACCTTTCGATCGAAGATGAAAAGAAATTATTCACCAAAGAAGAGCTTCTCAATATATATCGCGATATGTCCGTCATACGCGAATTTGAGACGATGCTCAATGATATCAAGACAAAGAGCGCTTATAACGGAATTGAATATAATAATCCGGGTCCCGCTCACCTTTCAATCGGTCAGGAAGCAAGCGCCGTCGGAGAAGCGTTCTGCCTTGATACAAATGACTTTATATTCGGTTCCCACAGAAGTCACGGAGAAATCCTCTCAAAGGGTCTTTCCGCAATTGAAAAGCTCGAAAGCAACGAGCTTTATAATATCATGAAGGAATTCCTCGGCGGTTCGATTCTCAAGGTCGTTGAAGGTAAAGAAGGAAAGAAAGGCGACATAAAAGATCTCGCCATAGACTTTTTACTTTATGGTGCTCTCGCCGAAATTTTTGCCCGCACCACCGGATTTAATAAGGGTCTCGGCGGTTCGATGCACGCGTTTTTCCTCCCGTTCGGCATTTATCCGAATAACGCGATTGTCGGCGGCTCTGCCACAATTGCAACCGGCGCTGCGTTCTATAAACGTATCAACCGCAAAAAAGGAATTGTCGTCGCAAACTTCGGAGACGGTGCTCTCGGCAGAGGACCGGCATGGGAAGCATTCAACATGTCCGCTATGGATCAGATCAGAAAGCTCTGGCCAGAGGATCTCGGCGGAGGACTTCCGATACTATTTAATATTTTCAATAATTTCTACGGTATGGGCGGACAGACATACGGAGAAACAATGGCATATAATATGCCTGCTCGCATCGGTGCAGGCGTGACTCCGAGCCAAATGCTCGCGGAAAGAGTCGACGGATACAATCCGCTTGCCGTAATCGAAGCTTATAAGCGTAAAAAAGCCGCTTTGCTACGCGGTGAAGGTCCGGCACTTCTTGATGTTGTCACATATAGAATCTCCGGCCATTCTCCGTCCGACTCCTCGACATACAGAAGTCAGGAAGAAATTGAAGCATGGAAACAGGAAGATGTAATCGAAGCATTTGAAAAGCGTCTTGTCCTTGGCCAAATTGCTACAACGGATGAACTTGCCGCCACAAGAGAAGCTATCAAGGAAAGAATGACCAAGATCATAAAGCTTGCCATAGATGATTCCGTTTCACCGAGAATGGATCTTGATAAAGAGCCGGATGCCATTTCATCAATCATGTTTTCCAATAAAAAGGTTGAGAAATTTGACGACAGAGAGCCCGAGGTTCTCATGCCTATGTCGGAAAACAGCCATGTTAAATCGATAGCCGGCAAAGCGCGCTTTGCCTTCGAAGCAGATGGCAAGGCGGTTCCTAAATCAAAAACATACAATATCCGCGACGGTATCTTTGAAGCTATAATTGACCGTTTTTATAAAGATCCGACGACTATTGCGTATGGCGAAGACAACCGCGATTGGGGCGGTGCTTTCGCAGTATACAGAGGGCTTACCGAAGCTCTTCCTTATCAGCGTTTCTTTAACGCTCCGATCTCCGAAAGCGCGATCGTCGGTACATCAGTGGGTTATGCCATGTGCGGCGGCAGAGCGATCGTCGAGCTCATGTACGCAGACTTTATCGGCTGTGCCGGAGATGAAATTTTCAACCAGCTCAGCAAATGGCAGTCAATGAGTGCTGGGATTCTTAAGATGCCTGTCGTTCTCCGCGTTTCTGTAGGAAGCAAATACGGCGCACAACATTCTCAGGACTGGACAGCGCTCACCGCTCATATCCCCGGACTGAAGGTATGCTTCCCCGCTACTCCGTATGACGCAAAAGGACTTATGTGCTCCGCACTCTCCGGAACCGATCCTGTCATTTTCTTCGAAAGCCAGCGCATATATGATATGGGTGAACAGTTCCATAAAGGCGGCGTACCTGTAGAAAACTATGAAATTCCGTTCGGCGAACCAGATGTAAAACTAGAAGGCACTGATGTTACCATTCTTTCCATAGGTGCCGTTCTTTACCGCGCACTTGAAGCCGCAAAACTGTTAAAGGATAAATACGGAATATCCGCCGAAATTATCGACGCCCGCTCACTCGTTCCCTTCAATTATGAAAAAGTGATCGAATCTGTAAAGAAAACGGGAAAAATCGTGATCGTCGGAGACGCATGCGAAAGAAACTCTGTAATGCGCGATTTCGCATCCAATCTTACCGAGCTTTGCTTTGACTATCTTGATGGTCCTCCCGTCGTGGTCGGCAGCCGCAACTGGATCACTCCGTCGCATGAGCTTGAAAAATACTTCTTCCCGCAGGCTGATACGATTATCGACGCCATATCCGAAAAAATATT
- the lpdA gene encoding dihydrolipoyl dehydrogenase, with translation MYDLLILGGGPAGYNAAERAAHKKLKTLLIEEHALGGVCLNEGCIPTKTLLYSAKIYDYSKHSADYGVTFSGASVDHAKVVARKNKVVKTLVSGVAAKLKKAGVEIISASGKISGRDSEGFTVEAGGKEYKAARLLICTGSSPALPPIDGLKDSLSSGFAMTNRETLDLTELPKTLAVVGGGVIGLEMASYFNSVGTKVYVIEMLDHIAGPTEGAISTLLQKEYAKRGVEFILGAKVTSIKDGSVSFEKDGKSDIVKCDKVLVSIGRRARSQGIGLENVGVLVERGAIVTDRFMKTNIPGIWAAGDINGKSMLAHTAYREGEVAVDNMTGGKDSVNYLSIPAVIYTNPEVASVGETTESAASKKLDVRVVETSLRFSGRYIAENEGGNGIIRLIIDNKHNVLLGVHIYGTYASEIIYGAALMIETEMRVNDIQKLVFPHPTVCEVIREAMFQ, from the coding sequence ATGTATGATCTTTTAATCCTCGGCGGCGGCCCGGCCGGTTATAACGCAGCCGAACGCGCAGCACATAAAAAGCTGAAAACTCTTCTCATCGAAGAACACGCTTTGGGCGGAGTATGCTTAAACGAAGGCTGTATTCCCACAAAAACCTTACTTTACTCCGCTAAAATTTACGATTATTCAAAGCATTCCGCGGACTACGGAGTCACATTTTCCGGAGCGTCCGTCGACCATGCCAAGGTAGTTGCCAGGAAGAATAAAGTAGTAAAAACACTTGTCAGCGGAGTTGCCGCAAAGCTGAAAAAAGCAGGAGTTGAAATTATATCAGCCTCTGGCAAGATAAGCGGCAGAGACTCCGAGGGCTTTACGGTTGAAGCCGGCGGTAAGGAATACAAAGCCGCACGTCTTTTGATATGCACCGGCTCATCCCCAGCGCTTCCTCCTATCGACGGTCTTAAGGATTCTCTCTCGTCCGGATTTGCAATGACAAACCGCGAAACCCTTGATCTTACAGAGCTTCCAAAAACGCTTGCGGTTGTCGGAGGCGGCGTTATCGGTCTTGAAATGGCCAGCTATTTTAATTCTGTAGGCACAAAGGTATATGTAATCGAAATGCTCGATCATATCGCCGGCCCGACAGAAGGCGCAATCTCCACTCTCCTACAGAAGGAATACGCAAAACGTGGCGTGGAATTTATTCTCGGGGCAAAGGTTACGAGCATAAAGGACGGATCGGTCAGCTTTGAAAAAGACGGAAAATCCGACATCGTAAAATGTGACAAGGTTCTCGTTTCAATCGGCCGCCGTGCGCGCTCTCAAGGCATCGGTCTTGAAAACGTCGGAGTTCTCGTAGAACGCGGCGCGATTGTTACAGACCGCTTTATGAAAACAAACATTCCGGGTATTTGGGCGGCAGGCGACATTAATGGCAAATCTATGCTTGCTCATACAGCTTACCGCGAAGGCGAAGTCGCCGTAGATAATATGACCGGAGGGAAAGACAGCGTAAACTATCTTTCTATTCCCGCGGTTATTTACACTAATCCGGAGGTTGCCAGTGTGGGTGAAACCACCGAAAGCGCCGCGTCAAAAAAGCTTGATGTCAGGGTTGTGGAAACCTCGCTTCGTTTCAGCGGCAGATATATAGCGGAAAACGAAGGAGGAAACGGTATTATCCGTCTCATAATAGATAATAAGCACAATGTTCTTTTGGGAGTTCACATATATGGAACATATGCCTCGGAAATTATATACGGTGCCGCGTTGATGATTGAAACCGAAATGCGTGTGAATGATATTCAAAAGCTCGTTTTCCCGCATCCCACCGTATGTGAAGTCATACGCGAAGCGATGTTTCAATAA
- a CDS encoding dihydrolipoamide acetyltransferase family protein, producing MVTPVIMPRQGQSVESCAITSWKKSVGDEIKIGDVLFSYETDKSSFDEISTVEGTLLAILKEEGEDVPCLENVCIIGSAGEDISSFTGASAMEKHETISDADKAKSDQSASSSSSASSPVPGIVISSEGIKADISKISPRAKFLAVKTGADLLKAIPSGPDGRIIERDIVSLLDKGYTVSAAAKDNYITAAEGSGIGGRVVIADTEKSKSADINVVVKPELKEQQSATDYTDVPLTNIRKVIAKSMQASLANMAQLTLNSSFDATKLQALRANLKTNAEKLKLENITLNDMILFAVARTIGSFKELNAHLLDNKIRYFNSVNLGVAVDTDRGLMVPTLFNADKLSLNELSRRVKELITEAQSGSINPDKLQGATFTVSNLGAMGIESFTPVINPPQTGILGVDTITRRVKEVNGADVFYPAMGLSLTFDHRALDGAPAAKFLKALCANLESFDLLLIK from the coding sequence ATGGTAACACCAGTAATTATGCCGCGTCAGGGTCAAAGTGTCGAAAGCTGTGCCATCACATCGTGGAAAAAATCCGTCGGAGATGAAATAAAAATTGGCGATGTGCTCTTTTCATATGAAACAGACAAGAGCTCATTCGACGAAATATCCACAGTTGAAGGAACACTCCTGGCAATTCTCAAAGAAGAAGGCGAGGACGTTCCCTGCCTTGAAAATGTATGTATCATCGGATCCGCAGGAGAAGATATTTCATCATTTACCGGCGCCTCCGCTATGGAAAAACATGAAACCATATCCGATGCCGATAAAGCAAAATCCGATCAGTCTGCTTCTTCTTCCTCTTCCGCTTCATCCCCTGTTCCCGGAATTGTTATATCTTCCGAAGGAATAAAAGCAGATATAAGCAAAATTTCTCCCAGAGCAAAATTTCTTGCTGTAAAAACCGGAGCTGATCTTCTCAAAGCTATCCCTTCCGGTCCGGACGGACGTATTATAGAACGTGATATCGTTTCCCTTCTTGACAAGGGCTATACAGTGTCCGCCGCCGCAAAGGATAATTATATCACAGCAGCCGAAGGTTCGGGAATCGGCGGAAGAGTAGTAATTGCCGATACCGAAAAGTCAAAATCCGCCGATATCAACGTAGTCGTTAAGCCTGAACTGAAAGAACAACAGTCCGCAACCGATTATACCGATGTTCCGCTTACCAATATTCGAAAGGTTATTGCAAAATCGATGCAGGCTTCGCTCGCAAATATGGCTCAGCTCACGCTCAACTCGAGCTTTGACGCGACAAAGCTTCAGGCTCTCCGTGCCAACCTAAAAACAAACGCCGAAAAGCTCAAGCTTGAAAATATTACGCTTAACGATATGATTCTGTTCGCTGTAGCACGCACAATAGGCAGCTTTAAAGAATTGAATGCTCATTTGCTCGATAATAAGATCAGGTATTTCAACAGCGTGAACCTCGGCGTCGCTGTTGATACCGACAGAGGGCTTATGGTCCCCACACTTTTCAACGCAGATAAGCTCTCGCTCAATGAATTGTCACGCCGAGTAAAAGAGCTGATCACCGAAGCTCAAAGCGGGAGCATAAATCCTGACAAGCTTCAGGGAGCTACTTTCACCGTTTCAAATCTCGGCGCTATGGGAATTGAAAGCTTCACTCCGGTTATTAATCCGCCGCAAACTGGTATTCTTGGAGTCGATACAATTACTCGCCGCGTAAAAGAAGTAAACGGAGCCGATGTATTCTATCCGGCAATGGGTCTGTCGCTCACATTTGATCACAGAGCTCTCGACGGCGCACCCGCGGCTAAATTCCTTAAAGCACTTTGTGCCAACCTTGAGAGCTTTGATCTTCTTCTCATAAAATAA
- a CDS encoding DeoR/GlpR family DNA-binding transcription regulator: MNHTRKQVVHDILVSKPFTSLKELEERFPNISSMTLRRDIEFFERQGDVIKVRGGARSMKYILSSEEESFQRRLSENKHIKQKLAKTASSLFESGRSIYIDSGTTCIELCSYIPEVRLNLTTSGPNIALALLKHQKVMVNLVGGFVNRDNLSVSGDIALQYINSINIDIAIISPSGFSLEEGFSSGNFNESKLKHAVTEKARKVVILLLSDKIGKTLPFTFCDLTSVSTIITDKPLPAEFTVKTEKLGIQVLVTE; the protein is encoded by the coding sequence ATGAATCACACAAGAAAACAGGTAGTACATGATATTCTTGTATCAAAGCCCTTTACCAGCCTTAAGGAACTTGAAGAACGTTTCCCTAATATATCGAGCATGACACTGAGGCGCGATATAGAATTTTTCGAAAGACAAGGCGACGTTATCAAGGTAAGAGGCGGAGCAAGATCAATGAAATACATCCTGTCTTCAGAAGAAGAATCATTTCAGCGGCGGCTGTCGGAAAACAAACACATCAAGCAAAAGCTTGCTAAAACAGCGTCTTCTCTTTTCGAATCGGGCAGATCAATATATATAGATTCCGGCACAACTTGCATAGAATTATGCAGTTATATTCCTGAAGTTCGTCTGAATCTGACAACTTCAGGCCCTAATATTGCTCTTGCTCTTTTAAAGCACCAAAAGGTGATGGTAAATCTCGTCGGCGGATTCGTCAATCGCGACAATCTTTCCGTTTCAGGTGATATCGCGCTCCAATATATCAATTCCATAAATATAGATATCGCAATTATTTCTCCGTCCGGTTTTTCTCTTGAAGAAGGTTTTTCATCCGGAAATTTCAATGAATCAAAACTCAAGCATGCAGTTACAGAAAAAGCCCGAAAGGTTGTTATTCTGTTGCTTTCCGATAAAATCGGCAAAACCCTTCCCTTTACTTTCTGTGATCTGACCAGTGTCAGTACAATCATCACAGACAAGCCGCTTCCGGCGGAATTTACCGTTAAAACCGAAAAGCTCGGAATTCAAGTGTTGGTTACTGAATAA
- a CDS encoding GNAT family N-acetyltransferase: MLIWRKYDTYNGEVESWLKDYAVKRFLNIDCFWDYYSAIISGVNDIYDSQGNLELGYIQGKNYFVYLIYDDDLPVGLIEIYNPLCICTVIIAPEHRNKGVGEAVLRELITHTPNYIPNPEGQLSAVIENSNIASIKLFTKVGFIEKNEVDRDNKCYILRK; the protein is encoded by the coding sequence ATGTTGATATGGAGAAAATATGATACTTATAACGGAGAAGTGGAGTCTTGGCTCAAGGATTACGCAGTAAAGAGATTTTTGAACATTGACTGCTTTTGGGATTATTATTCAGCAATTATCAGCGGCGTAAACGATATCTATGATAGTCAAGGAAATTTAGAACTTGGTTATATCCAAGGTAAGAATTACTTTGTATATTTAATTTATGACGATGATTTACCGGTAGGGCTTATTGAAATTTATAATCCGTTATGTATCTGTACAGTCATAATTGCACCGGAACATCGCAACAAGGGAGTAGGTGAGGCTGTTTTACGCGAATTGATAACGCATACTCCGAATTATATACCGAATCCGGAAGGACAACTCTCTGCTGTAATAGAAAATTCCAACATTGCAAGTATAAAGTTGTTCACTAAGGTCGGATTTATTGAAAAAAATGAAGTTGATCGCGATAATAAATGTTATATTCTACGAAAATAA